The Montipora capricornis isolate CH-2021 chromosome 1, ASM3666992v2, whole genome shotgun sequence genome contains a region encoding:
- the LOC138049679 gene encoding uncharacterized protein: MFTTTHTQLTESLARQSLPKCHPDTFGGDATLFHPWRTAFKAMLKDAKIPPEQEINYLRQYTKGDAQKLVDSYRKRRYRQPASLLQELWAELEKRFGNPAVITDTLLKKLSGAAKFNEKERGRLQAFADLCADVDSQLEFLPGLACLNYPNAIKPIVEKLPNFLRSKWEKQVAEHADRNQDAYPSFNTFAVMMQKQASLKNHPNIVVNGVPSPKESKLKLTPTPDARVLVSNTTPIHRNTNSRPNTEKHCLYHDMKGHDLANCKAFDRKNLATKTEWIMRAGLCFKCLSSEHQSKDCNASVSCEKCRSSLHHTVLHLEKRRSVPEDNGEELRATCTAICHTRSGGLSCSKIVLLDVFPEKRPDLTHRVYAVIDDQSNASMISPSLADKLGANGPREKFLLSTCSAEKELKYGRRVPSLIVRSIAGEQSTLPILVECDQIPRDKSEIPTPEIAREFSHLKGIADQIPPLDQDANIELLIGRDAPELLKVRDFRNGPKGAPWAQKLKLGWTVSGEVCLDRVGGPVHISVHRSTVDALKPTLNDQERCLDSTRSSNYEIAPCPNHFVIKEEYAGGEQIAPDVYRTTANDNEVSLSQEDRRFLEVMNQSIHKNTKGNWEMPLPFRSSNVSMPNNRSLAVSRLNSLLRSFKRNPQLEKDYFAFMAKVFDRGHATRVPPSELRIEEGVNEGNAACADNHGRVWYLPHFGVYHPRKPDQIRVVFDSSAEFEGVSLNKELLPGPDQMNSLLGVLVRFRQEDVALICDVEQMFHSFYVNSEHRDFLRFLWFKDNNPLEEIVEYRMLVHLFGNVSSPAIATFAMRKTAEDGEEEYGLSAKEFVNNDFYVDDGLTSRPTDEETVELLQNTQAMLATAQLRLHKAVSNSVFVMEALPEEDRGKSIRDIDLQHDSLPTQRSLGVHWDLEGDAFTFKVVLPERPYTRRGVLSVINSVYDPLGLAAPVILRGKLLLRQLVIMGKKGGDNIALGWDDPLPERLSSQWQSWRDTLVDLENVSVPRCYHPKNFGRVIRSEIHSFSDASKDGIGVATYLRQFNESGQVNVAFLFGQAKMAPLQPTTIPRLELCGAVLSSQVVKKLSTELSIPIHEVVYYTDSKVALGYIQNDSRRFYVYVANRVQIIRNVSDPSQWRYIDTALNPADLATRGIAAENLKDSKWLSGPEFLREASPSCPPYAEVVALDVQDPEVRSEVAVHVTGVNTAPGLDSDRFSRFSSFASLRRALANLIVKVKEYKATREHHALRSQDQCISRRNQSRKEPKRLPRRPSLEELQQAEMIAIRTVQNERFADEMKLTGEVKDQQDRHSARRRKNALKKSSLYRLDPFIVSQGVLRVGGRLRRAHLSFPEKHPVLLPKGHHLSHLIVRHQHGKVHHQGRQITHGAVRAAGFWIVGGHGVVSKVISSCVTCKKLRGASLTQHMADLPSDRTETPPPFTNVGCDVFGPWNIQTRRLRGGAINSKRWGLVFTCLNSRAIHIEVLESMDASAFICALRRFLSVRGPTARIRCDRGSNFVGAKTELEQALQEMDEGALKTYLADQGCEWSFNPPHASHFGGVWERQIGTIRRVLDAMLLELGKPQLTHELLVTLLAEVSAIVNARPISTIPSDVDDPQPLSPAMLLTLKSRPLLPPPETSFRKTSTHVADGKERSILLINFGCVGDGNTYSHYRKGRSGTNASVI, encoded by the coding sequence ATGTTTACGACGACTCACACGCAACTGACAGAGAGTCTAGCACGACAAAGCTTACCTAAATGTCACCCAGATACCTTTGGAGGAGACGCTACATTGTTCCATCCATGGAGAACTGCATTTAAGGCGATGTTAAAGGATGCCAAAATACCCCCTGAACAGGAGATTAACTATCTCCGCCAGTACACAAAAGGAGACGCACAGAAGTTGGTGGACAGCTACCGTAAGAGGCGATACAGGCAACCCGCCTCTCTCCTACAGGAACTTTGGGCCGAACttgaaaaacggtttggaaaccCAGCAGTAATCACCGACACCTTACTGAAGAAACTGAGCGGGGCAGCAAAGTTTAACGAGAAGGAGAGGGGAAGACTGCAGGCTTTCGCTGACTTATGTGCTGATGTGGACAGCCAGCTAGAGTTTCTTCCGGGTCTGGCCTGCCTGAACTATCCTAACGCTATTAAGCCCATTGTGGAGAAGCTGCCTAACTTTCTACGGTCCAAATGGGAGAAACAAGTTGCCGAACACGCCGACCGCAATCAAGACGCGTATCCTAGTTTCAACACCTTTGCTGTCATGATGCAGAAACAAGCATCACTAAAGAACCACCCAAACATTGTCGTCAACGGAGTACCATCGCCCAAGGAATCTAAACTCAAACTAACCCCGACACCCGACGCGAGGGTCCTTGTTTCAAATACTACACCCATTCACAGGAACACTAACAGCAGGCCCAATACGGAGAAACATTGTCTGTACCATGACATGAAGGGCCATGACTTGGCGAACTGCAAGGCTTTCGATCGGAAAAACTTGGCAACGAAAACAGAGTGGATCATGAGGGCCGGACTTTGTTTCAAGTGCTTATCGTCAGAACACCAATCAAAGGATTGTAACGCCTCCGTCAGTTGTGAGAAATGCAGAAGTAGCCTTCACCACACGGTCTTACACCTGGAGAAACGAAGATCGGTTCCCGAAGACAATGGCGAGGAGCTAAGAGCAACCTGCACTGCAATCTGTCATACAAGGAGTGGTGGACTATCCTGCAGTAAGATTGTTCTGTTAGACGTCTTCCCGGAGAAACGACCAGATCTTACGCATAGAGTGTATGCTGTTATCGACGATCAGAGTAACGCCTCCATGATTTCACCCAGCTTAGCCGACAAGCTAGGAGCGAACGGGCCCAGAGAGAAGTTTTTGCTATCCACCTGTAGTGCGGAGAAGGAGTTAAAGTACGGTCGTCGTGTCCCCAGCCTCATAGTCCGTTCCATTGCGGGAGAACAGTCTACGTTACCCATACTAGTAGAATGTGACCAAATTCCTCGTGACAAAAGTGAGATCCCAACCCCAGAGATTGCGAGGGAGTTCTCTCATTTGAAAGGAATTGCTGACCAAATTCCACCATTAGACCAAGACGCGAACATTGAACTTCTCATTGGTCGCGATGCACCGGAGTTGTTGAAAGTGAGAGACTTCAGAAACGGACCCAAAGGTGCCCCTTGGGCCCAAAAGTTAAAGTTAGGATGGACAGTCTCAGGCGAAGTATGTCTGGACAGGGTAGGTGGGCCCGTTCACATCTCGGTCCACAGATCTACAGTTGATGCCCTGAAACCAACTCTCAACGATCAAGAACGTTGTCTCGATTCGACACGCTCTTCGAATTACGAGATTGCTCCCTGCCCGAATCATTTCGTGATCAAGGAAGAATACGCTGGAGGGGAGCAAATTGCGCCGGACGTGTACCGCACAACCGCCAACGACAACGAAGTCAGTCTGTCCCAGGAAGACCGCCGATTCCTGGAAGTCATGAATCAAAGCATCCACAAAAACACCAAAGGGAACTGGGAGATGCCTCTCCCCTTCCGCTCAAGTAACGTCAGTATGCCTAACAACAGGAGTCTAGCCGTCAGCCGTCTGAATAGCTTGTTACGTTCTTTCAAGAGAAACCCGCAACTGGAGAAGGATTATTTTGCCTTTATGGCAAAAGTCTTTGACCGCGGGCACGCTACTCGAGTACCGCCCAGTGAACTACGAATCGAGGAGGGAGTCAACGAAGGGAACGCTGCGTGCGCTGACAACCATGGTCGGGTCTGGTACTTGCCACACTTCGGGGTGTACCACCCGAGAAAACCCGACCAGATCCGCGTAGTTTTTGACTCTTCAGCGGAATTTGAAGGAGTGTCACTAAACAAGGAACTCTTGCCAGGTCCTGACCAAATGAACAGTCTTCTCGGCGTACTAGTACGTTTCAGACAGGAGGACGTCGCCCTTATCTGCGACGTAGAACAGATGTTTCATTCGTTTTACGTGAACTCTGAGCACAGGGATTTCCTAAGATTCCTCTGGTTCAAGGACAATAACCCCTTGGAGGAAATAGTGGAGTATCGCATGCTTGTTCACCTTTTCGGCAACGTGTCCAGTCCAGCCATAGCCACTTTCGCCATGAGAAAAACAGCAGAAGACGGCGAGGAGGAGTACGGCTTATCAGCCAAAGAGTTTGTTAACAACGATTTCTACGTCGACGACGGACTGACGTCCCGTCCGACCGACGAGGAGACAGTAGAACTGTTGCAGAACACACAAGCCATGTTAGCAACCGCCCAGCTGAGATTACACAAGGCTGTATCAAATTCTGTTTTCGTAATGGAAGCACTACCTGAAGAGGACCGGGGGAAAAGCATCCGTGACATAGACCTTCAACACGACAGCCTTCCAACACAGCGTTCCTTAGGAGTCCACTGGGACCTGGAGGGAGACGCATTCACGTTTAAAGTGGTCCTACCCGAACGGCCGTACACGCGGAGGGGAGTTCTCTCTGTTATTAACTCGGTTTATGACCCGTTAGGTCTAGCCGCGCCAGTTATTCTGAGAGGAAAACTGCTACTTCGGCAACTAGTCATCATGGGTAAGAAAGGCGGTGACAATATTGCACTTGGCTGGGATGACCCACTACCGGAGAGGTTGTCGTCCCAATGGCAGTCCTGGAGAGATACGCTCGTCGACTTAGAGAATGTTTCTGTTCCTAGATGTTACCACCCTAAGAACTTCGGTCGTGTCATACGATCCGAGATCCATTCATTTTCAGATGCCAGCAAAGACGGCATCGGAGTTGCTACCTACCTCAGGCAATTCAACGAATCGGGACAGGTAAACGTTGCATTCTTGTTTGGACAAGCGAAGATGGCCCCGTTGCAACCGACAACAATTCCCCGCCTTGAGCTTTGCGGCGCCGTCCTATCCTCCCAGGTGGTAAAGAAATTGTCGACGGAGTTGAGCATACCTATTCATGAAGTTGTCTATTACACAGATTCCAAGGTTGCACTCGGGTACATTCAAAATGACAGCCGACGATTCTATGTGTATGTCGCGAATCGTGTTCAGATCATCAGGAACGTCTCTGACCCATCGCAATGGAGGTACATTGACACTGCCTTGAATCCAGCAGACCTTGCAACTCGAGGAATAGCCGCCGAAAACCTGAAAGACTCCAAGTGGTTAAGCGGTCCGGAGTTCTTGAGAGAAGCCTCACCTAGTTGCCCACCTTACGCCGAAGTAGTCGCCCTAGATGTACAAGATCCCGAAGTTAGGAGCGAAGTCGCTGTTCATGTCACTGGAGTCAACACAGCACCGGGGCTTGATTCGGACAGGTTCAGTCGTTTTTCCAGTTTTGCGTCTCTGCGGCGAGCGTTAGCCAACTTAATAGTGAAGGTGAAGGAGTACAAGGCAACACGCGAGCATCACGCACTCAGGAGCCAAGATCAGTGCATCAGCCGCCGTAACCAGTCACGGAAAGAACCTAAACGACTTCCACGTCGTCCTTCACTAGAGGAGTTGCAGCAAGCAGAAATGATCGCGATTAGAACGGTCCAGAACGAGCGCTTCGCGGATGAAATGAAGTTGACAGGAGAAGTAAAGGACCAGCAGGACCGGCATAGTGCCCGACGAAGGAAGAATGCGTTGAAGAAGTCAAGCCTGTACCGCCTGGACCCTTTCATTGTTAGCCAAGGAGTACTCAGAGTAGGCGGTCGCCTTCGCCGAGCCCACCTCAGCTTCCCGGAGAAGCACCCAGTCCTTCTACCCAAAGGACACCATTTGTCTCATCTCATTGTCCGTCACCAACACGGGAAAGTACACCATCAAGGTCGACAGATTACTCACGGAGCAGTGCGTGCTGCTGGTTTCTGGATTGTTGGCGGTCACGGAGTAGTCTCAAAGGTCATCAGTTCCTGTGTCACCTGCAAAAAGCTTAGAGGAGCAAGCCTCACGCAGCACATGGCTGACCTACCGTCCGACAGGACGGAAACCCCACCGCCCTTCACTAATGTCGGATGCGACGTTTTCGGGCCATGGAATATCCAGACACGAAGACTCAGAGGAGGCGCCATCAACTCCAAACGTTGGGGACTGGTCTTCACTTGTTTAAACAGCCGCGCAATCCACATCGAAGTCCTAGAATCGATGGACGcaagtgcattcatctgtgcACTTCGCCGATTCCTGTCCGTCCGTGGACCGACCGCTAGAATAAGGTGCGATCGCGGCTCGAATTTCGTTGGAGCTAAAACCGAGTTGGAGCAAGCACTTCAAGAGATGGATGAAGGCGCACTGAAGACCTACCTTGCGGATCAGGGCTGCGAATGGTCCTTCAATCCACCCCATGCATCCCATTTCGGAGGAGTCTGGGAGCGGCAGATCGGAACTATTCGCCGAGTGTTAGACGCCATGCTTCTGGAACTGGGGAAACCTCAACTCACTCACGAGCTGCTGGTCACACTCTTAGCCGAAGTCTCCGCAATCGTAAACGCCCGTCCTATTTCCACCATACCGTCTGATGTTGACGACCCGCAGCCCCTGTCACCGGCCATGTTACTCACCTTGAAGTCTCGGCCACTTTTGCCACCCCCGGAAACTTCATTCCGCAAGACCTCTACGCACGTCGCCGATGGAAAAGAGCGCAGTATCTTGCTGATCAATTTTGGGTGCGTTGGCGACGGGAATACCTACAGTCATTACAGAAAAGGCCGAAGTGGAACGAACGCAAGTGTAATCTAG